Proteins from a genomic interval of Sulfurimonas sp. HSL3-2:
- a CDS encoding ATP-binding protein, which translates to MDHTLDISQLYHACDSSLFSFKNTDELEPLKQPIGQEKAFEAVDFATDIKQNGYNVYAMGPSGSGKFSTIMSYLENKAAGERVPNDWCYVNNFKDSRKPIAIELPAGKAAQFKDDINELIELLKEILPTTFESNAYHNAREAIVEKYMNQQNGIFKHLQEEAVKHDVAMDASSISRVTFVPVVNGKKLSAEEFKAIQGEQKDEINRKLTEYEAILKEGLRKVSDLAKAQQKEFRAHDKKTTEDAVSSLIDEVRNKYGSLEKVLEYLDALKQDVIHNVRDFLVKMDEMNVPPFMQEFYTPSFARYEVNLLISHEESSSAPVIFEDNPTHQNIIGKIEHISQVGTLITDFTMIKPGALHKANGGYLILNARKLLMQPFAYEELKRVLRSKEIRIESLVEQYSLISTTSLEPEPIPVDVKVVLIGERVLYYLLHHYDPDFEELFKVSADFEDDMPRSEENIQLYARMIGTIAKRDGLLPLTPNAVARVIEESSREVEHALKFSTHLRTLSDLLKEADYWSKKDGAETIDKEHIDKVLLTRKERLNRIQRKLYEMIDEGIIMIKVSGSVVGQINALSYISLGGYSFGVASRITARTRIGKGEVIDIERKVELGGPIHSKGVLILSSYLGSTYAKDLPLSLSVSLVFEQSYSMVEGDSASSTELYAILSSLSDLPIKQNIAVTGSVNQFGEVQAIGGVNEKIEGFFDICMRQEPKASYGVMIPHANVKHLMLKAEVLEAVKNGTFAIHAVKTIDEGISILTGEDAKVVNEKVVERLVELSKIVKEFNKSKHKDEEKE; encoded by the coding sequence ATGGATCACACTTTAGATATATCACAACTTTATCATGCATGCGACAGCTCGCTTTTTTCATTTAAGAACACTGATGAGCTTGAACCGTTAAAACAGCCTATCGGGCAGGAAAAAGCTTTTGAAGCCGTGGATTTTGCCACGGACATCAAACAAAACGGGTATAACGTTTATGCCATGGGACCTTCAGGAAGCGGAAAGTTCTCTACTATCATGAGCTATCTGGAGAACAAGGCAGCAGGTGAGAGGGTCCCAAACGACTGGTGTTATGTCAACAATTTTAAAGACTCGAGAAAGCCCATCGCCATAGAACTCCCCGCAGGAAAAGCCGCGCAGTTCAAAGATGATATCAACGAGCTCATCGAGCTTTTAAAAGAGATCCTCCCCACTACCTTTGAGAGCAATGCCTACCACAATGCAAGAGAAGCGATAGTCGAAAAGTATATGAACCAGCAAAACGGCATCTTCAAGCATCTTCAAGAGGAAGCGGTCAAACATGATGTAGCGATGGACGCATCTTCCATAAGCCGTGTGACTTTCGTACCTGTGGTAAACGGCAAGAAACTCTCGGCAGAAGAGTTCAAAGCCATACAAGGCGAACAAAAAGATGAGATAAACCGTAAACTTACCGAATATGAAGCGATACTCAAAGAGGGGCTTCGAAAGGTAAGTGATCTGGCAAAGGCACAGCAAAAAGAGTTCAGAGCACACGATAAAAAAACGACAGAGGACGCCGTATCGTCACTGATAGACGAAGTCCGAAACAAATACGGCAGTTTAGAGAAGGTGCTTGAGTACCTTGATGCGCTTAAACAGGATGTCATCCATAACGTAAGGGACTTCCTTGTAAAAATGGACGAGATGAACGTCCCGCCTTTTATGCAGGAGTTTTATACGCCTTCATTTGCAAGGTACGAGGTAAACCTTCTTATCTCCCATGAAGAGAGTTCCTCGGCACCCGTCATCTTTGAAGACAATCCTACGCACCAAAACATCATAGGAAAGATAGAACATATCTCTCAGGTGGGAACACTCATAACGGACTTCACGATGATAAAACCGGGAGCACTGCATAAGGCAAACGGAGGGTATCTTATCCTCAACGCCAGAAAACTGCTGATGCAGCCTTTTGCCTACGAAGAACTCAAACGTGTCCTGCGTTCAAAAGAGATCCGCATAGAGTCGCTCGTCGAGCAGTACTCGCTTATCAGCACGACCTCGCTTGAGCCCGAACCGATCCCCGTAGATGTCAAAGTCGTCCTTATAGGCGAGAGAGTACTCTACTACTTACTGCATCACTACGATCCAGATTTTGAGGAGCTGTTTAAAGTCAGTGCAGACTTTGAGGACGATATGCCGCGCTCAGAGGAGAACATCCAGCTTTATGCACGCATGATAGGCACCATAGCAAAGCGCGACGGACTGCTTCCTTTGACTCCAAATGCCGTGGCAAGAGTGATAGAGGAGAGCTCCCGCGAAGTCGAACACGCTCTGAAGTTCTCTACGCATCTAAGAACGCTCTCAGACCTGCTTAAAGAGGCTGACTACTGGTCGAAAAAAGATGGCGCTGAAACGATAGACAAAGAACACATCGACAAAGTCCTCCTAACGCGTAAAGAGCGTCTCAACCGCATCCAAAGAAAGCTTTATGAGATGATAGACGAGGGCATCATCATGATAAAGGTGAGCGGAAGCGTAGTAGGGCAGATAAACGCTCTGAGCTACATCTCACTGGGCGGTTACAGTTTCGGTGTCGCATCCCGCATCACTGCACGTACGCGCATCGGCAAAGGGGAGGTCATAGATATCGAGCGCAAAGTGGAACTCGGCGGTCCTATTCACTCCAAGGGAGTGCTGATCCTCAGTTCTTACCTTGGTTCGACGTACGCCAAAGACCTGCCGCTGAGCCTCTCTGTCTCGCTTGTGTTCGAGCAGTCTTACAGCATGGTCGAGGGCGACAGCGCGTCATCTACGGAGCTTTATGCCATCCTCTCATCTCTGAGCGATCTTCCCATAAAGCAAAACATCGCCGTGACGGGCTCGGTCAACCAGTTCGGAGAAGTGCAGGCCATCGGCGGGGTAAACGAGAAGATAGAGGGATTCTTTGACATCTGTATGCGTCAAGAGCCCAAAGCCTCTTACGGAGTGATGATCCCTCATGCAAACGTCAAACACCTGATGTTAAAAGCAGAGGTGCTTGAAGCGGTCAAAAACGGCACTTTTGCCATACATGCGGTCAAGACCATAGACGAAGGGATATCCATCCTCACGGGTGAAGATGCAAAAGTCGTCAATGAGAAGGTCGTAGAGCGTTTAGTAGAACTCTCCAAGATAGTAAAAGAGTTCAACAAGTCTAAACACAAAGATGAAGAGAAAGAGTGA
- the pgeF gene encoding peptidoglycan editing factor PgeF, with amino-acid sequence MRLESFTEILYSFTTRETGGNLAFHVGDDIEAVNEHHTSLSEELGYDKDALVHMKQIHSDIVHVVSEQDDFHTPPTCDALVTNKKNVPLMVMVADCTPVLFYDPTCKAIGVAHSGRAGTFGNIVKNVVETMKKEYGSKPEDIIVSIGSAIGACCYEVGAEIYEEAKEFHYAFEKRGESYYLDINKIILKQLKECGIKEEHIQNEGICSSCNTEQYFSYRAEGQTGRFAGILMMK; translated from the coding sequence ATGAGGTTAGAGAGTTTTACAGAGATACTTTACAGCTTTACCACAAGAGAAACAGGGGGCAACCTTGCTTTTCATGTGGGTGACGACATCGAAGCGGTAAACGAACACCACACATCGCTCTCAGAGGAACTGGGCTACGATAAAGACGCTTTGGTACATATGAAGCAGATACACTCCGACATCGTCCATGTGGTGAGTGAGCAGGATGACTTTCACACTCCGCCGACCTGCGACGCGCTTGTCACAAACAAAAAGAACGTCCCGCTTATGGTGATGGTCGCAGACTGTACGCCGGTGCTTTTTTACGACCCTACATGTAAGGCTATCGGCGTGGCACATTCAGGACGCGCGGGAACGTTTGGCAACATTGTAAAAAACGTGGTGGAGACGATGAAAAAAGAGTACGGCTCAAAGCCAGAAGATATCATCGTAAGCATAGGCTCTGCCATCGGCGCATGCTGTTACGAAGTGGGTGCAGAGATATATGAAGAGGCGAAAGAGTTTCATTATGCGTTTGAAAAACGCGGGGAGAGCTACTACCTCGACATAAACAAGATCATCCTCAAGCAGCTAAAAGAGTGCGGCATAAAAGAGGAGCACATCCAAAACGAGGGTATCTGCTCGTCGTGCAACACCGAACAGTACTTCTCATACAGGGCAGAGGGACAGACGGGCAGGTTCGCAGGCATATTGATGATGAAGTGA